One part of the Methylobacterium mesophilicum SR1.6/6 genome encodes these proteins:
- a CDS encoding VWA domain-containing protein — protein MSLLETFALLRPWWFLAVPVVVLLALRAASRSAPLGDWARAVDPALMAHLARAGAVLGGRRQANLAAALAAGLIAVALTGPAVERADGRTYRNLDETVIVVDLSRSVTEGGNLLGVRQAAAAVAEAAGTRAVSLVVYAGDAYLAASPTTDRDSLGTTLFALDADTVPDRGTHPERGLALARRTLAEANVVAADVVLISDGDGIGEAATREARAIAQQGWRLQALFVPADKPLPPGAPKPDRTALDALARAGGGTVADIATPGPVLDAVGAGLAQHLAAGGYGVLAYADLGRWLLLLAALPALILFRRSA, from the coding sequence ATGAGCCTCCTCGAGACCTTCGCGCTGCTGCGCCCCTGGTGGTTCCTGGCGGTCCCGGTCGTCGTCCTGCTGGCGCTCCGCGCCGCCTCGCGCTCGGCGCCGCTGGGCGACTGGGCCCGGGCGGTGGACCCGGCGCTGATGGCCCATCTCGCCCGCGCCGGCGCGGTGCTCGGCGGCCGCCGGCAGGCGAACCTCGCCGCCGCGCTGGCGGCCGGGCTGATCGCCGTCGCGCTGACCGGTCCGGCCGTCGAACGGGCGGACGGGCGGACCTACCGCAACCTCGACGAGACCGTGATCGTCGTCGATCTCTCCCGCTCGGTCACGGAGGGCGGCAACCTCCTGGGCGTCCGGCAGGCCGCCGCCGCGGTCGCCGAGGCCGCCGGCACCCGGGCCGTGTCGCTCGTGGTCTACGCGGGCGACGCCTATCTCGCCGCCTCCCCCACCACCGACCGCGACAGCCTCGGCACCACCCTGTTCGCCCTCGACGCCGACACGGTGCCGGACCGCGGCACGCATCCCGAGCGGGGTCTCGCGCTCGCCCGCCGCACGCTGGCGGAGGCCAACGTGGTGGCGGCCGACGTGGTGCTGATCAGCGACGGCGACGGCATCGGCGAGGCCGCCACCCGCGAGGCGCGGGCCATCGCCCAGCAGGGCTGGCGCCTCCAGGCGCTGTTCGTCCCCGCCGACAAGCCGCTCCCGCCCGGCGCGCCGAAGCCTGACCGGACCGCCCTCGACGCCCTCGCACGGGCCGGCGGCGGCACGGTCGCCGACATCGCGACCCCGGGCCCGGTGCTCGACGCGGTCGGCGCCGGTCTCGCGCAGCACCTCGCGGCCGGCGGCTACGGGGTGCTGGCCTACGCGGATCTCGGGCGCTGGCTGCTGCTGCTGGCCGCCCTGCCGGCCCTGATCCTGTTCCGCAGGAGCGCCTGA
- a CDS encoding VWA domain-containing protein encodes MSAHLPAWLSALLSAFDLAAPWALLALPLPLLAARLIPAEPEGGSGALRVPGTLVGAARSGADRTARGRRRALLTWTLWAALVAALSGPRLVMPAAALPASGREIMIAMDLSGSMERRDFALDGETVTRLAAVKRVGTDFIRRRAGDRIGLVIFADQAYVAAAPSFDTAAVARALDEATIGISGRSTGIGDGLGLALRRLDPRDAEGGAASGSGAGEKAAKAVVLLSDGANNAGQTAPKDVAELAKSLGIKVYTIALGPRDMADADGEQDVVDTETLRDMAQASGGEAFRVRTTEDLVRVADAIDRLEGGRALAPPLPLRRDLWPWPAALALLAAAALLASRRGA; translated from the coding sequence ATGAGCGCGCATCTGCCCGCGTGGCTCAGCGCGCTCCTGTCGGCCTTCGACCTCGCCGCGCCGTGGGCGCTGCTGGCCTTGCCCCTGCCGCTGCTGGCCGCCCGCCTGATCCCGGCCGAGCCGGAGGGCGGCAGCGGCGCCCTGCGCGTGCCCGGCACCCTGGTGGGCGCGGCGCGCTCCGGCGCCGACCGCACCGCCCGGGGACGGCGCAGGGCCCTGCTCACCTGGACGCTCTGGGCCGCCCTCGTGGCGGCGCTGAGCGGTCCGCGCCTCGTCATGCCGGCGGCCGCGCTGCCGGCGTCCGGCCGCGAGATCATGATCGCCATGGACCTGTCGGGCTCCATGGAGCGGCGCGACTTCGCCCTCGACGGCGAGACCGTGACCCGCCTCGCCGCCGTGAAGCGCGTCGGCACCGACTTCATCCGGCGCCGGGCCGGCGACCGGATCGGCCTCGTGATCTTCGCCGACCAAGCCTACGTGGCGGCCGCGCCGAGCTTCGACACCGCCGCGGTCGCCCGCGCCCTCGACGAGGCGACGATCGGCATCAGCGGCCGCTCCACCGGGATCGGCGACGGCCTCGGGCTGGCCCTGCGCCGTCTGGATCCCCGGGATGCGGAGGGTGGCGCGGCGTCGGGCAGCGGGGCCGGCGAGAAGGCCGCGAAAGCCGTGGTCCTGCTCTCGGACGGGGCCAACAATGCCGGCCAGACGGCGCCCAAGGACGTGGCCGAACTCGCCAAGTCGCTGGGCATCAAGGTCTACACCATCGCGCTGGGCCCCCGCGACATGGCCGACGCCGACGGCGAGCAGGACGTGGTCGACACCGAGACGCTGCGCGACATGGCGCAGGCCAGCGGCGGCGAGGCGTTCCGGGTGCGCACCACCGAGGATCTGGTGCGGGTCGCCGACGCCATCGACCGGCTGGAGGGCGGCCGGGCGCTCGCCCCGCCCCTGCCCCTGCGCCGGGACCTCTGGCCCTGGCCGGCCGCCCTGGCGCTGCTGGCCGCCGCGGCGCTGCTCGCGAGCCGGAGGGGGGCGTGA
- a CDS encoding DUF4381 family protein: MTPVTPAEIPLSLEQLRGLHLPGGAAGAVQGEVVAAAVLGFLAALLVGLVRYGRSRARASLRRAALAELARSRGLPPEARLVAQARLLRRLGRTLGDDAGATGADWAARLDGLLRTDFFTRGAGRVLTDGLYRRQDPDLDALDAELGRLIGRLRA; this comes from the coding sequence ATGACTCCCGTCACGCCCGCCGAGATTCCCCTGTCCCTCGAGCAGCTCCGGGGCCTGCACCTGCCCGGCGGCGCCGCGGGCGCCGTGCAGGGCGAGGTCGTCGCGGCGGCCGTCCTGGGCTTCCTCGCCGCCCTGCTGGTCGGGCTCGTGCGGTACGGCCGCAGCCGGGCGCGGGCCAGCCTGCGCCGGGCGGCGCTCGCCGAACTCGCCCGGAGCCGCGGCCTCCCTCCGGAGGCGCGCCTCGTGGCCCAGGCCCGGTTGCTGCGCCGCCTCGGCCGGACGCTCGGCGACGATGCCGGGGCCACGGGCGCCGACTGGGCTGCCCGCCTCGACGGCCTGCTCAGGACCGACTTCTTCACGCGCGGTGCCGGCCGGGTCCTGACCGACGGGCTGTACCGGCGTCAGGATCCCGACCTCGACGCCCTGGACGCCGAGCTCGGCCGCCTGATCGGACGGCTGCGGGCATGA
- a CDS encoding DUF58 domain-containing protein has translation MGLRHLARRGSAPATRTLAGLPGGIVTRRRGRGSEPEDVRLWSEGDDRRFIDRNATARTGQLHVRTHHDERDRAVVLLADFRPAMLFGTRRTLRSVAAAEALALLGWRVAADGGRVGLAVASAGAPTVLRPAGGERAMVAVTGALAQAHADALGAGSGAPTGAEPPLEATLALARSLLPAGGHLVIASALDDPGPGFDELLTLLAERIAIRLILVSDAFERTRPPGFYPFALADGRRGTALPTAAGAAGDSAEARLADYARRGIAGVRLDVETGPEAYAPLMERLDAVL, from the coding sequence ATGGGCCTGCGCCACCTCGCCCGGCGGGGCTCGGCCCCCGCGACCCGGACGCTCGCGGGCCTGCCGGGCGGGATCGTCACGCGGCGCCGTGGCCGCGGTTCTGAGCCGGAGGATGTCCGCCTGTGGTCCGAGGGCGACGACCGCCGCTTCATCGACCGCAACGCCACGGCCCGCACCGGGCAGCTGCACGTGCGCACCCACCACGACGAGCGCGACCGCGCCGTGGTTCTGCTCGCCGATTTCCGGCCCGCGATGCTGTTCGGCACCCGCCGGACCCTGCGCTCGGTGGCCGCCGCCGAGGCCCTGGCGCTGCTCGGCTGGCGGGTCGCCGCCGATGGCGGCCGGGTCGGCCTCGCGGTGGCCTCGGCGGGCGCGCCGACCGTGCTGCGGCCGGCGGGCGGCGAGCGCGCCATGGTCGCGGTGACCGGCGCCCTCGCCCAGGCCCATGCCGACGCCCTCGGGGCCGGGTCCGGCGCGCCGACCGGCGCGGAGCCGCCGCTCGAGGCGACGCTCGCCCTCGCCCGCAGCCTGCTGCCCGCCGGCGGCCACCTCGTCATCGCCAGCGCCCTGGACGATCCCGGCCCGGGCTTCGACGAGCTCCTGACGCTGCTGGCCGAGCGGATCGCCATCCGGCTGATCCTGGTGAGCGACGCCTTCGAGCGGACCCGGCCGCCGGGCTTCTATCCCTTCGCCCTCGCGGATGGCCGCCGCGGGACCGCGCTGCCGACCGCGGCCGGAGCAGCGGGGGATTCCGCCGAGGCGCGGCTCGCCGACTACGCCCGCCGGGGCATCGCGGGCGTGCGCCTCGACGTCGAGACCGGCCCGGAGGCCTACGCGCCGCTGATGGAGCGCCTCGATGCGGTGCTGTGA
- a CDS encoding AAA family ATPase, producing the protein MSDGLAERRPEIVPDQALHGRVMALREGLERGLIGSAGLVERLLIGLLTGGHLLIEGAPGLAKTRAVKRLADGLDGSFARIQCTPDLMPADLTGTTVWRQDSGTFEFLPGPLFHALVLVDEVNRAPPKVQSALLESMAEGQVTVSGTTHRLSDPFMVVATQNPIEHAGTFPLPEAQLDRFLLHVVVDMPDETTERAILDLVEGEITHHVDAMTMRLSLADVRAAREAALATYVSPALKDYLVRLVAATRTDAAAPDLRAMIEHPASPRGTLALMMAGKARAWLRGRDHVTPEDVTDLARDALSHRIGLTWRAAAEGKTARGLVGELVQRVRAL; encoded by the coding sequence ATGAGCGACGGCCTCGCCGAACGCCGGCCCGAAATCGTCCCGGATCAGGCCCTGCACGGCCGCGTCATGGCGCTGCGCGAGGGGCTGGAGCGCGGCCTGATCGGCAGCGCCGGCCTGGTCGAGCGCCTGCTGATCGGGCTCCTGACCGGCGGCCACCTGCTGATCGAGGGCGCACCGGGTCTGGCCAAGACCCGCGCGGTCAAGCGGCTCGCCGACGGCCTCGACGGCTCCTTCGCGCGCATCCAGTGCACCCCGGACCTGATGCCGGCCGACCTCACCGGCACCACCGTCTGGCGGCAGGATAGCGGCACCTTCGAGTTCCTGCCCGGCCCCCTGTTCCACGCCCTCGTGCTGGTGGACGAGGTCAACCGCGCGCCCCCGAAGGTGCAGTCGGCGCTGCTCGAATCCATGGCCGAGGGGCAGGTGACGGTCTCGGGGACGACCCACCGCCTGTCCGATCCGTTCATGGTCGTGGCGACCCAGAACCCGATCGAGCATGCTGGCACCTTCCCCCTGCCCGAGGCGCAGCTCGACCGCTTCCTCCTGCACGTCGTGGTCGACATGCCCGACGAGACCACCGAGCGGGCGATCCTCGACCTCGTGGAGGGCGAAATCACCCACCACGTCGACGCGATGACCATGCGGTTGTCGCTGGCGGACGTGCGCGCCGCCCGGGAGGCGGCGCTCGCCACCTACGTGTCGCCGGCCCTCAAGGACTACCTCGTCCGGCTCGTGGCGGCGACCCGCACCGACGCGGCCGCCCCGGACCTGCGCGCCATGATCGAGCATCCGGCCTCCCCGCGCGGGACCCTGGCGCTGATGATGGCCGGCAAGGCCCGGGCCTGGCTGCGGGGCCGGGACCACGTCACGCCCGAGGACGTCACCGACCTGGCCCGGGACGCCCTGTCCCACCGGATCGGCCTGACATGGCGGGCCGCCGCCGAGGGCAAGACGGCGCGCGGCCTCGTCGGCGAGCTGGTGCAGCGGGTGCGGGCGCTCTGA
- a CDS encoding MgtC/SapB family protein: MTSYAALPEEAKSALGLLVAFVLGTIIGAERQYRQRTAGLRTAVLVAVGASAFVDLGMRLTGPDGGVRTVAYVISGIGFLGAGVIMKEGMNVRGLNTAATLWCSAAVGAFCGADLPLEALFVMITVLACNTALRPLVNAINRAPIRESATEATYEVQVTTAPGEAGPAQDLLVERLEAANYPVSNVEVEERGENAVDVVATLTASAVKAEELDAVTNDLARLPGIRHATWSVQTAD; encoded by the coding sequence ATGACCAGCTACGCCGCCCTCCCCGAAGAAGCGAAATCCGCGCTCGGCCTGCTCGTGGCCTTCGTGCTCGGCACGATCATCGGGGCCGAGCGCCAGTACCGGCAGCGCACCGCGGGCCTGCGCACCGCGGTCCTCGTCGCGGTGGGCGCCAGCGCCTTCGTGGATCTCGGCATGCGGCTCACCGGCCCGGACGGCGGTGTCCGCACGGTCGCCTACGTGATCTCCGGCATCGGCTTCCTCGGCGCCGGCGTGATCATGAAGGAGGGGATGAACGTCCGCGGCCTCAACACCGCCGCGACCCTGTGGTGCTCGGCCGCCGTCGGCGCGTTCTGTGGCGCCGACCTGCCGCTGGAAGCCCTGTTCGTGATGATCACGGTGCTCGCCTGCAACACGGCGCTGCGGCCGCTGGTGAACGCCATCAACCGCGCGCCGATCCGCGAATCCGCCACCGAGGCGACCTACGAGGTCCAGGTGACCACGGCGCCGGGGGAGGCCGGCCCGGCGCAAGACCTGCTGGTGGAACGCCTGGAGGCGGCCAATTACCCGGTGAGCAACGTCGAGGTGGAGGAGCGCGGCGAGAATGCGGTCGACGTCGTGGCGACGTTGACGGCGAGCGCCGTGAAGGCGGAGGAACTCGACGCCGTGACCAACGACCTCGCCCGCCTGCCGGGCATCCGCCACGCCACGTGGTCGGTCCAGACTGCCGACTGA
- a CDS encoding SDR family oxidoreductase, whose protein sequence is MTQSQKSALIVGASRGLGLGLVESFLERGWRVTATQRTPSADLARRAAKTLRVETVDIDEEASVAALHDRLAAEHFDLIFVVAGVATQAHDPLHAVPRAVAAQVYLTNAVSPIRFAEAFLDRLAPGGSVALMSSILGSVSLNDTGGWETYRASKAALNSLARSFESRHRAENLSVLILHPGWVRTEMGGAEADIDVATSVRGLAEVIAARLGEPGAHYLDYRGETLPW, encoded by the coding sequence ATGACCCAGTCTCAGAAGAGCGCGCTGATCGTCGGAGCCTCGCGCGGCCTCGGGCTCGGACTCGTCGAGTCCTTTCTGGAGCGCGGCTGGCGCGTCACCGCGACCCAGCGCACGCCGTCCGCCGACCTCGCCCGCCGCGCCGCGAAAACCCTGCGGGTCGAGACCGTCGACATCGACGAGGAGGCGAGCGTCGCCGCCCTGCACGACCGTCTGGCCGCGGAGCATTTCGACCTGATCTTCGTGGTGGCGGGCGTCGCCACCCAGGCCCACGACCCGCTGCACGCGGTGCCCCGGGCTGTCGCCGCGCAGGTCTATCTCACGAACGCGGTCAGCCCGATCCGCTTCGCGGAAGCCTTTCTGGATCGTCTCGCTCCCGGCGGCAGCGTCGCCCTGATGAGTTCGATCCTCGGCAGCGTCAGCCTGAACGACACGGGCGGCTGGGAGACCTACCGAGCCAGCAAGGCGGCGCTCAACAGCCTGGCCCGCAGTTTCGAGAGTCGCCATCGGGCCGAGAATCTTTCCGTCCTGATCCTGCATCCGGGCTGGGTGCGCACCGAGATGGGCGGAGCGGAGGCCGATATCGACGTGGCCACCAGCGTCAGGGGCTTGGCCGAGGTGATCGCGGCCCGGCTCGGCGAGCCGGGCGCGCATTACCTCGACTACCGGGGCGAGACGCTGCCCTGGTAG
- a CDS encoding C40 family peptidase: MTEPLDPRLTPARPEVADIRLRGQVAAARFVAATPRRVMAPAAPLHRAPSPEAGLDTEALLGDAVALYDEADGFAFVQLVRDGYVGYVPAACLGPAEPEPTHRVTALRTFLYPEPDLKRPVRAHLSLGARLVVTGQSGSYLETPGGYVFAAHCAPVAHREPDHVATAARLIGTPYLWGGRTSLGLDCSGLVQLCLDAAGLPCPRDADMQERDLGRPLPLDLSGLRRGDLVFWRGHVGLMRDPETLIHANGHHMAVAAEPLAGAVARIEANSFGAVTGIRRL, from the coding sequence ATGACCGAGCCGCTCGATCCCCGCCTGACCCCGGCCCGTCCCGAGGTCGCCGACATCCGCCTGCGCGGCCAGGTCGCGGCCGCGCGCTTCGTCGCCGCCACGCCGCGTCGGGTCATGGCACCGGCGGCTCCCCTGCACCGCGCTCCTTCGCCGGAAGCCGGGCTCGACACCGAGGCGCTCCTCGGGGACGCGGTCGCGCTCTACGACGAGGCCGACGGCTTCGCGTTCGTGCAACTCGTCCGCGACGGCTATGTCGGCTACGTGCCCGCCGCCTGCCTCGGCCCGGCGGAGCCGGAGCCGACGCATCGGGTCACGGCGCTGCGCACCTTCCTGTATCCCGAGCCGGACCTGAAGCGGCCGGTCCGCGCGCATCTGAGCCTCGGGGCGCGTCTGGTCGTGACCGGCCAGTCTGGATCGTACCTGGAGACGCCGGGCGGCTACGTCTTCGCCGCCCACTGCGCGCCCGTGGCGCATCGCGAGCCGGATCACGTCGCCACGGCCGCGCGGCTGATCGGAACGCCCTACCTGTGGGGCGGGCGCACCAGCCTCGGTCTCGACTGCTCGGGTCTCGTGCAGCTCTGTCTCGATGCCGCCGGCCTGCCCTGCCCGCGCGACGCCGACATGCAGGAGCGCGACCTCGGGCGGCCGCTGCCCCTCGACCTCTCCGGCCTGCGCCGGGGCGATCTCGTGTTCTGGCGCGGCCATGTCGGGCTGATGCGCGATCCCGAGACGCTGATCCATGCCAACGGACACCACATGGCGGTGGCGGCGGAGCCGCTGGCCGGGGCGGTCGCCCGGATCGAGGCCAACAGTTTCGGCGCGGTGACCGGCATAAGGCGCCTCTGA
- the ispH gene encoding 4-hydroxy-3-methylbut-2-enyl diphosphate reductase → MTVDIAPSEPVAGTTGKPPLEILLCAPRGFCAGVVRAIDVVERALAIYGPPVYVRHEIVHNKYVVESLKRKGAVFVRELDEVPDGGAPVIFSAHGVAKTVPANADSRGLTTIDATCPLVTKVHREAEIHHKRGRHVLLVGHSGHPEVVGTMGQLPKGSITLVEDLDQIEALTPENPDNLAWVTQTTLSVDDTRHIVDALKQKFPTITGPHKDDICYATTNRQEAVKQVAPLVDALIVVGSSNSSNSQRLREVAERVGCPITRLVLRAEEIDWPAFEGIRKLGLTAGASAPEVLVEEIIDAFAARYDVMVDTVSTVIEDMVFPLPRELRSEAAE, encoded by the coding sequence ATGACCGTCGATATCGCGCCCTCCGAGCCCGTCGCGGGCACCACCGGCAAGCCGCCGCTGGAGATCCTGCTCTGTGCACCCCGCGGCTTCTGCGCCGGCGTGGTGCGGGCCATCGACGTGGTGGAGCGGGCTCTCGCCATCTACGGGCCGCCCGTCTACGTCCGCCACGAGATCGTCCACAACAAGTACGTGGTCGAGAGCCTGAAGCGGAAGGGCGCGGTGTTCGTCCGCGAGCTCGACGAGGTGCCCGACGGCGGCGCCCCGGTGATCTTCTCCGCCCACGGCGTCGCTAAGACGGTACCGGCCAACGCCGATTCGCGCGGCCTGACCACGATCGACGCCACCTGCCCGCTGGTGACCAAGGTCCACCGCGAGGCCGAGATTCACCACAAGCGCGGCCGCCACGTGCTGCTGGTCGGCCATTCCGGCCACCCGGAGGTGGTGGGCACCATGGGCCAGCTGCCCAAGGGCTCGATCACCCTGGTGGAGGACCTCGACCAGATCGAGGCCCTGACGCCGGAGAACCCCGACAACCTCGCCTGGGTGACCCAGACGACCCTGTCGGTGGACGACACCCGGCACATCGTCGACGCGCTGAAGCAGAAGTTCCCGACCATCACCGGGCCGCACAAGGACGACATCTGCTACGCCACCACCAACCGCCAGGAGGCGGTGAAGCAGGTGGCGCCGCTGGTGGATGCGCTCATCGTGGTGGGCTCGTCCAACTCCTCGAACTCGCAGCGCCTGCGCGAGGTCGCCGAGCGGGTCGGCTGCCCGATCACCCGCCTCGTGCTCCGCGCCGAGGAGATCGACTGGCCGGCCTTCGAGGGCATCCGGAAGCTCGGCCTCACGGCCGGCGCCTCGGCTCCCGAGGTGCTGGTCGAGGAGATCATCGACGCGTTCGCGGCCCGCTACGACGTGATGGTCGACACGGTCTCGACGGTGATCGAGGACATGGTCTTCCCGCTTCCGCGGGAGCTGCGCAGCGAGGCCGCCGAGTAG
- a CDS encoding homoserine kinase, protein MAVYTEVSDAALADFLSAYAIGGLLSYKGIAEGVENSNFFLHTTDGSYILTLYEKRVREQDLPFFIGLMEHLSARGLACPQPVRDRAGTALGRLCGRPAAIVSFLEGVSVKAPGVEHCRELGRALAALHEAGRDFTMVRENNLSVSSWRPLFVQAEAQADSVEPGLAERTRADLVFLESHWPRDLPGGVIHADLFTDNVFFIGDALSGLIDFYFACTDAFAYDLAVCLNAWCFEADGTFHRDMAAALIAGYEAVRPLEAAEVAALPILCRGAALRFMLTRLVDWLNVPPGALVKPKDPREFDRRLTFHRQARDARDYGRQG, encoded by the coding sequence GTGGCCGTCTACACCGAGGTATCCGACGCGGCGCTCGCCGACTTCCTGTCCGCCTACGCGATCGGCGGCCTGCTCTCCTACAAGGGCATCGCCGAGGGGGTCGAGAACTCGAACTTCTTCCTGCACACCACCGACGGTTCCTACATCCTGACCCTCTACGAGAAGCGGGTCCGCGAGCAGGATCTGCCGTTCTTCATCGGGTTGATGGAGCACCTCTCGGCCCGCGGCCTCGCCTGCCCGCAGCCGGTGCGGGACCGGGCCGGCACCGCGCTCGGACGCCTGTGCGGGCGGCCCGCCGCCATCGTGAGCTTCCTGGAGGGCGTCTCGGTCAAGGCGCCGGGGGTGGAGCATTGCCGGGAACTCGGCCGCGCGCTCGCCGCGCTGCACGAAGCCGGCCGGGATTTCACCATGGTGCGGGAGAACAACCTCTCGGTCTCCTCCTGGCGCCCGCTCTTCGTGCAGGCCGAGGCGCAGGCCGATTCGGTCGAGCCCGGCCTCGCGGAGCGCACCCGCGCCGACCTCGTTTTCCTGGAGTCGCACTGGCCCCGGGATCTGCCGGGCGGGGTAATCCACGCGGACCTCTTCACCGACAACGTCTTCTTCATCGGCGATGCCCTGTCGGGCCTCATCGACTTCTACTTCGCCTGCACGGACGCCTTCGCGTACGACCTCGCGGTGTGCCTTAACGCCTGGTGCTTCGAGGCCGACGGCACCTTCCATCGCGACATGGCGGCGGCGCTGATCGCCGGCTACGAGGCCGTGCGGCCCCTGGAGGCCGCCGAGGTCGCGGCCCTGCCGATCCTGTGCCGGGGGGCGGCGCTCCGGTTCATGCTGACCCGGCTGGTGGACTGGCTGAACGTTCCGCCCGGCGCCCTGGTGAAGCCGAAGGACCCGCGGGAATTCGATCGCCGGCTCACCTTCCACCGGCAGGCGCGGGATGCGCGGGATTACGGGCGGCAGGGCTGA
- the rnhA gene encoding ribonuclease HI, which translates to MSTEGTGAAAAEPKRVTIYTDGACSGNPGPGGWGAILIFGDTQKELSGGEAHTTNNRMEILAAIEALEALKRPCRVDLFTDSQYLRQGITGWIHNWKARGWRTADKKPVKNEDLWRRIDAARERHDVAWHWVKGHASDPLNNRVDALAVAAMLPFKRR; encoded by the coding sequence ATGAGCACCGAGGGGACGGGGGCCGCCGCGGCCGAGCCGAAGCGCGTGACGATCTACACGGACGGCGCCTGCTCGGGGAATCCCGGGCCGGGCGGCTGGGGGGCGATCCTGATCTTCGGCGACACCCAGAAGGAGCTGTCGGGGGGCGAGGCCCACACCACCAACAACCGCATGGAGATCCTGGCGGCGATCGAGGCGCTGGAGGCGCTGAAGCGTCCCTGCCGGGTCGACCTGTTCACGGACTCGCAGTACCTGCGTCAGGGCATCACCGGCTGGATCCACAATTGGAAGGCTCGGGGCTGGCGCACGGCCGACAAGAAGCCGGTGAAGAACGAGGATCTCTGGCGCCGGATCGACGCCGCCCGCGAGCGCCACGACGTGGCATGGCACTGGGTGAAGGGCCACGCCAGCGACCCGCTCAACAACCGGGTCGACGCGCTGGCGGTCGCCGCGATGCTGCCGTTCAAGCGACGCTGA
- the zwf gene encoding glucose-6-phosphate dehydrogenase: protein MAEPTTTLKDKAACGTKPAPPCTLVIFGAGGDLTKRLLMPSLYNLAGAGLLPEGFSILGVDHNDGTDEGLRDSLTQTMEAFSKDPTSEFHADHIDAKSWGFIRDRLHYLKGDFEKPETFAAIRERVTGSAVFYCAVAARFFGTIVDGLGQAGLLRQEGDRFRRVVIEKPFGSDLASARDLNARILKQGDESQFYRIDHFLGKETVQSIMAFRFANGLLEPVWRREYIDSIQITAAETVGVEERGGFYEPTGALRDMVPNHMFQLLCMVAMEPPNSFDAEAVRSEKAKLAEAVRPIPPGDAVRGQYTAGTSEGRNVPAYRDEPHVAKDSVTETYIALKLNIENWRWAGVPFYVRTGKRMTGRRTEVAVLFKPAPFRMFEDTPTADLGPTVMRILIDPDHGVSTEFNVKVPGPQMKIGRVRSGFRYKDFFPDQPNVGYETLLYDCMIGDATLFQRADNIEAGWAAVDPLLKGWPQGDVAFYPAGSTGPKEADDLLARDGRHWLGLDGTTD, encoded by the coding sequence ATGGCCGAGCCGACGACGACCCTCAAGGACAAGGCGGCCTGCGGCACGAAGCCGGCGCCGCCCTGCACGCTGGTGATCTTCGGCGCGGGCGGCGACCTGACCAAGCGATTGCTGATGCCCTCGCTCTACAACCTCGCGGGCGCGGGGCTGCTGCCCGAAGGGTTTTCCATCCTCGGCGTCGACCACAACGACGGCACCGACGAGGGCCTTCGCGACAGCCTCACCCAGACCATGGAGGCGTTCAGCAAGGATCCGACCTCCGAGTTCCACGCCGACCACATCGACGCGAAGAGCTGGGGCTTCATCCGCGACCGGCTGCACTACCTGAAGGGCGACTTCGAGAAGCCCGAGACGTTCGCCGCCATCAGGGAGCGGGTGACGGGCAGCGCGGTGTTCTACTGCGCGGTGGCGGCGCGCTTCTTCGGGACGATCGTGGACGGGCTCGGCCAGGCCGGCCTGCTCCGCCAAGAGGGCGACCGTTTCCGCCGGGTGGTCATCGAAAAGCCGTTCGGCTCCGACCTCGCCTCGGCCCGGGACCTCAACGCCCGCATCCTGAAGCAGGGCGACGAGAGCCAGTTCTACCGGATCGACCATTTCCTGGGAAAGGAGACGGTCCAGTCGATCATGGCGTTCCGCTTCGCCAACGGCCTGCTGGAGCCGGTCTGGCGACGGGAATACATCGACAGCATCCAGATCACCGCCGCCGAGACGGTGGGCGTCGAGGAGCGCGGCGGGTTCTACGAGCCCACCGGGGCGCTGCGCGACATGGTGCCGAACCACATGTTCCAGCTCCTCTGCATGGTCGCCATGGAGCCGCCGAACTCCTTCGACGCGGAGGCGGTGCGCAGCGAGAAGGCCAAGCTCGCCGAGGCCGTGAGGCCGATCCCGCCCGGGGACGCGGTGCGCGGCCAGTACACGGCCGGAACCTCGGAGGGCCGCAACGTGCCGGCCTACCGGGACGAGCCGCACGTGGCGAAGGATTCCGTGACCGAGACCTACATCGCGTTGAAGCTCAACATCGAGAACTGGCGCTGGGCGGGCGTGCCGTTCTACGTCCGCACCGGCAAGCGCATGACCGGCCGGCGCACCGAGGTCGCGGTGCTGTTCAAGCCGGCCCCGTTCAGGATGTTCGAGGACACGCCCACCGCCGACCTCGGGCCCACCGTGATGCGGATCCTGATCGATCCCGACCACGGGGTCAGCACCGAGTTCAACGTGAAGGTGCCGGGGCCGCAGATGAAGATCGGCCGGGTGCGCTCCGGCTTCCGCTACAAGGACTTCTTTCCGGACCAGCCCAATGTCGGCTACGAGACCCTGCTGTACGATTGCATGATCGGCGACGCGACCCTGTTCCAGCGGGCCGACAACATCGAGGCCGGCTGGGCGGCGGTCGACCCGCTGCTCAAGGGCTGGCCGCAGGGGGATGTCGCGTTCTACCCGGCCGGCAGCACCGGCCCGAAGGAGGCCGACGACCTGCTGGCCCGCGACGGTCGCCACTGGCTGGGGTTGGACGGGACGACCGACTGA